GCTAACAAAGATGTATTAACAGATCCAAAAACATTACCAGCCAAAACAACTATAAAGATTCCTAATTGGGATGCTTCAGCAGAAGGTGAAAAACCAAAGAAAAAAGCTAAAGAAGAAGCTAAACCTGTAACTGAAGCTTTAGAAGTTAAAGGGTCTGAAGCTTTGGAAACTAAAGGAACTGAAGCTTTAGAAGTTAAACCAACAGAAGAAAAGAAAGCTGAACCAGCGGCTACACCAGTGCCAGAGCCAACAGCTACACCAGAAGCAGAAAAAGCTGTAGAGCCTGCTGTTAGCCCAGCCGCTTCACCTGAAATAACAACTAGAGAAGTTATTGAAAAAGTTGCTTCTATTATAGCGGAAAAAAATCGTGCTGCTAAAACTGGTGATGAGTCAGAAACTACTGTAAAAACCATTGCTGAAAAAGTTGAAAGTTTGGTTGAACAAGCTAAACCTACTTTTGTCCAACCAGAATCAACAACAGAGTCTACTGCTAGCCCAGCCGCTTCACCTGAAATAACAACTAGAGAAGTTATTGAAAAAGTTGCTTCTATTGTTGAAGAAATAAACACGGCTGCTAAAGCTGGTGACGAGTCAGAAACTACTGTAAAAACCATTGCTGAAAAGGTTGAAAATTTAGTTGAACAAGCTAAACCTACTTTTGTTACTCCTGCTCCAGAAACAGCCAAACCTGAAATCCCTACACCTGCTAAAACAGAAACCCCTGCTAGCAGTCCTTCAACAAGCCAAGAAACCAAGCCTAGTTTAACAACTGCTGGTGCTGGACTATTTGCTGGTGCCGTTTCTAGTTCTACTAATGAAACAAAAGCTGAAGAAAAACCTAAAGAAGCTCTTAAAGAAAAGCCTGTAGCAAAATCAGAAACTAAAAAATCATCTGAAGAAGAAGTAGAAGAAGTGGAAGAAGAAGATGATGATGACGATGGCTATGATGATGATGATGATGATGGTGATGATGACGGTGATAGTTACGATGATGACGATGATGATGATGATGATGATGATAGTGAATGGGAAGATGATGAAGATGACGACGATGGCGACGATGACGATGGCGACGATGATGATGGCGATGATGATGACGATGGCGACGATGACGATGGCGATGATGATGATGGCGATGACGACGATGACGAGGAAGATGAAGATGATGATGACGATGACGATGGTGACGATGAGGACGACGATGATGGTGAGGACGACGATGATGGCGATGATGATGATGGTGAGGACGACGATGACGAGGAAGATGAGGAAGATGAGGAAGATGAGGAAGATGAGGAAAAGCCTGTAGATAACAAAAAAAGTAAAAAGAAAAAGTAAGAAAGGTAATTTATGAATAATTTTGAAATTACACCACAAGAGCTTAAAAAGCGGTTAGATGATGGTGAAAAGCTTTTTATACTAGATGTAAGAGAGCTTGCAGAATATGGGATCTGTAAATTATCTGGCTCTCATTTAATTCCCCTAGGTGAAATACCTAAGCGATTAAATGAGCTTGATCCAGAAAAAGAAATTATTGTTCACTGCAAACTTGGAGGACGTAGCGCGAAGGCAGTTGAATTTTTGCGCAGTGCAGGTTTCCAAAAAGTTAAAAATTTGATAGGTGGCATAGATGGTTGGGCGCAAAAAGTTGATCCAAGTATGCCACGTTACTAAGCTTTGGAGTTAAGCTATTGAAATCAAACGAACTACCCAACAATTTATTGGGTAGTTCAATTTATTTTTGGAGAAACTATGTTTTTACGAGATTGGGAAATATCAGTTGAGCAGTTAAAAGAACGCTTAGACAATCAAAAACAAAAATTTTTACTTTTAGATATTAGAGAGCCTTTTGAATATGAAATTTGCCGACTTCCAGCAGCAACATTAATTCCTATGGGTGAAGTTCCTTTACGATTAAGTGAACTTGATGAAGAGCAAGAAATTATTGTCTACTGCCATGCTGGTGTGCGTAGTGCAAGAGTGGTTATGTGGCTTCGTCAAAATGGTTTTTCTAATGCTAAAAGTTTAGCTGGCGGGATAGATGCTTGGTCTTGTTTGATTGATCCAAACGTACCAAGGTATTAAAACATAAGCTTAAAATTTTCGTTTTATTGCTGTTTAATTTTGCTTAGAGTATCTTCATGGAGAAGATCTTCATAAATTTTCTCTGTCTTTTGTGCTGCAATCGACCAATTGCAATAGGTTTGTGCATAAGCTATCCCTAAACGGTCGTGTTTCAGTAAAGTTGGTAATGCAATTGCAGCCCTTTGTTAAATCGATGTGCAAACCAAATGCCAACTTTTTTATAACACGACCGAAATAAAATGCTCTTTTATTTTTCAATAAGCTATAAAGCTAATACCAGATACTAGTTAAATTACTAAGACGCTTTTATTATCATATGTCGGATTTTTTCTAAATCTTTTTGGGCTTTTTCCACTGCTTCTAACATATCACGTCGCTCTATTTCGCTAATTCTATTATCTGCTACAGCATCTTTAATAATTCCTGAAAGTTCTCCTGTGCTAGCAGCAATAGCTAAAGTGCCTTCCATTAGCTCACTACAACTAATTTTCTTAGGCATGTCTGTAGGTTCCAATATTCTTGGAGTTTCAAAACCTAGTTCTGAACACATAGCAAATAAAACTCCATAATCATTAGCTGCTTCCATTAATTTAAGAGCTTCAATTAAAGAAATATCTCGTCCTTCGCGTGTAGTTTCTACATCGCTAGTTGCACGTCGCAATCGATCATAATTTATACCTACGGCATCAGCTAATTCTTTCATTTGTCCAGCTTCTTGACGTGGTAGCTGAAAAAGTGCGCGTCTTACATCTTCATAAGTTTTATTTTTTAATTTATCTTTTTTCATAATTTTTCCAATATTTTTTGATTTAATTAACAACGAATATTATAAGTCTTTATTTTACTATTAAGTGTAGTAGCATTTAAGCCTAATAATTTTGCTGCTCGGCTTTGATGCCCACTAGTATAATCTAAAGCTTGTTTAATCAACGAGACTTCAAACCTAGCAACTTCATCATAAAAAGAAACCCCATGCATTAGGTCAAATTGTCCAAAAAAGCCTCGTCCCCCATTATTTGCTAAAGAAAGTTGAGGGTTTAATATTTCTGGACGTAAACAATCTAACTCTAAATTTTGAGCGCG
This region of Blastocatellia bacterium genomic DNA includes:
- a CDS encoding sulfurtransferase produces the protein MFLRDWEISVEQLKERLDNQKQKFLLLDIREPFEYEICRLPAATLIPMGEVPLRLSELDEEQEIIVYCHAGVRSARVVMWLRQNGFSNAKSLAGGIDAWSCLIDPNVPRY
- a CDS encoding LysM peptidoglycan-binding domain-containing protein produces the protein MAELKDKYISVLKLAKTLGCKKVKTSEENGQLVVNANCPTQYLANAIAEKAKEVDAEHKDLALKLKVETSSDLTNKYGPVYEQAYTLGCEELTLTEENGVLTVSANCPTQYNADRITDKAKKADAEWKNSLKLDLKIQRTDIYGEHKIKADDTLEVIAKKITKNKVTPEQIFEANKDVLTDPKTLPAKTTIKIPNWDASAEGEKPKKKAKEEAKPVTEALEVKGSEALETKGTEALEVKPTEEKKAEPAATPVPEPTATPEAEKAVEPAVSPAASPEITTREVIEKVASIIAEKNRAAKTGDESETTVKTIAEKVESLVEQAKPTFVQPESTTESTASPAASPEITTREVIEKVASIVEEINTAAKAGDESETTVKTIAEKVENLVEQAKPTFVTPAPETAKPEIPTPAKTETPASSPSTSQETKPSLTTAGAGLFAGAVSSSTNETKAEEKPKEALKEKPVAKSETKKSSEEEVEEVEEEDDDDDGYDDDDDDGDDDGDSYDDDDDDDDDDDSEWEDDEDDDDGDDDDGDDDDGDDDDDGDDDDGDDDDGDDDDDEEDEDDDDDDDGDDEDDDDGEDDDDGDDDDGEDDDDEEDEEDEEDEEDEEKPVDNKKSKKKK
- a CDS encoding rhodanese, producing MNNFEITPQELKKRLDDGEKLFILDVRELAEYGICKLSGSHLIPLGEIPKRLNELDPEKEIIVHCKLGGRSAKAVEFLRSAGFQKVKNLIGGIDGWAQKVDPSMPRY